In one window of Chelmon rostratus isolate fCheRos1 chromosome 19, fCheRos1.pri, whole genome shotgun sequence DNA:
- the prodha gene encoding proline dehydrogenase 1, mitochondrial — translation MSYKFVAALVRANPSNVNKIRLSPGRCRSTAASTKSQEDKDQQLDECTVVETVPVELISQTRNVTNAQLNKIHIDFDNTQEAYKSKGNIELLRSLLVFKLCTIDVLVEKNKELMELSKKLFGQRMFEKLMKMTFYGQFVAGEDHNSIKPLIQKNQAFGVGAVLDYSVEEDLTQEEAEKKEMDSCVSEAEKESPDADHREKKYKAHRQFGDRRGGVISARTYFYADESKCDNQMETFINCIKASGGASADGFSAIKMTALGRPQFLLQFSEVLVKWRRFFNFLAAQQGKSEMMVLEQKLELEQLKESLTMLGVGAKDDIENWFTGEKLGLSGTIDLLDWNSLINDTTKISNLLMVPNLETGQLEPLLNKFTAEEERQMKRMLQRVDVLAKHALENGVRLMVDAEQTYFQPAISRLTLEMQRKFNREKPIIFNTYQCYLKEAYDNVTVDIELSRREGWFFGAKLVRGAYMYQERDRAKEIGYEDPINPDYEATNRMYHKCLEYVLEEIEHSRKANIMVATHNEDTVKFTLEKMNEMGLSPTENKVYFGQLLGMCDQISFPLGQAGFPVYKYVPYGPVNEVIPYLSRRAQENRGFMKGSQRERRLLWTELKRRVLGGQIFYKPVY, via the exons atGTCGTACAAGTTCGTCGCGGCTCTTGTGAGGGCAAACCCGAGCAATGTGAACAAAATACGCCTTTCACCTGGAAGATGTCGGTCAACAGCGGCATCCACCAAGAGCCAAGAAGACAAAGACCAACAACTGGATGAGTGCACCGTGGTAGAAACTGTGCCGGTGGAACTCATCAGCCAGAccagaaatgtgacaaatgcgcaattaaataaaatccacaTTGACTTCGACAACACACAGGAAGCCTACAAAAGTAAGGGTAATATTGAACTGCTTAGAAGTCTGCTGGTCTTCAAGCTTTGTACCATTGACGTCCTCGTTGAAAAGAACAAAGAG ttgatgGAGCTGAGTAAGAAGCTGTTTGGTCAGCGGATGTTTGagaagctgatgaagatgacCTTCTACGGTCAGTTCGTGGCAGGGGAAGACCACAACTCCATCAAGCCTTTAATTCAGAAGAATCAGGCCTTTGGTGTCGGGGCGGTTTTGGACTATAGTGTTGAAGAGGACTTGACACAAGAGGAGGCTGAGAAGAAGGAAATGGA ttcaTGCGTTtctgaagcagagaaagaaagccCAG ATGCTGACCACCGTGAGAAGAAGTATAAGGCCCATCGACAGTTCGGGGACAGGCGTGGGGGGGTTATTAGCGCTCGTACCTACTTCTATGCAGATGAGTCCAAATGTGACAACCAAATGGAGACATTTATAAACTGCATTAAAGCCTCTG GGGGAGCCTCTGCAGATGGATTTTCTGCCATCAAAATGACAGCTCTCGGACGCCCACAGTTCCTT cTCCAGTTTTCAGAAGTCCTGGTCAAATGGAGGCGGTTCTTCAATTTCCTCGCAGCACAACAGGGGAAATCTGAAATGATGGTTTTAGAACAGAAACTGGAACTGGAACAACTCAAG GAAAGTTTGACGATGCTGGGCGTTGGAGCAAAGGATGACATTGAGAACTGGTTTACTGGTGAGAAGCTGGGTTTGTCAGG AACGATAGATCTGCTGGACTGGAACAGTCTAATAAACGATACAACAAAAATCTCTAATCTGCTTATGGTGCCAAACCTTGAG ACAGGCCAGCTAGAGCCTTTGTTGAACAAGTTtacagctgaggaggagaggcagatgAAGAGAATGCTACAGAGAGTGGACGTTCTGGCTAAG CATGCCCTGGAGAATGGGGTAAGGCTGATGGTGGACGCCGAACAGACATACTTCCAACCAGCTATTAGTCGACTGACCCTGGAAATGCAGAGGAAATTCAACAGAGAGAAGCCGATCATTTTCAACACTTACCAGTGTTACCTCAAG GAAGCTTATGACAATGTAACTGTGGACATTGAGCTGTCACGACGAGAGGGCTGGTTCTTTGGTGCCAAGCTGGTTCGTGGAGCTTACATGTaccaagagagagacagggccAAAGAGATTGGCTACGAAGACCCAATAAACCCAGACTATGAGGCCACGAACAGGATGTACCACAA GTGCTTGGAGTACGTGCTGGAGGAGATCGAACACAGCAGGAAAGCAAATATCATGGTTGCAACCCACAACGAGGACACAGTGAAATTTACCCTAGAAAA gaTGAATGAGATGGGCCTTTCACCCACTGAGAATAAGGTTTACTTTGGACAGCTGCTGGGAATGTGCGACCAGATCAGCTTCCCACTAG GTCAAGCAGGTTTCCCAGTCTATAAGTATGTCCCTTATGGCCCCGTCAACGAAGTCATTCCTTATCTGTCTCGCCGTGCACAAGAGAACCGTGGCTTCATGAAGGGATCCCAGAGAGAGCGCCGCCTGCTGTGGACGGAGCTGAAACGTAGGGTGCTGGGTGGTCAAATTTTCTACAAGCCGGTCTACTAA
- the srsf9 gene encoding serine/arginine-rich splicing factor 9, producing MSDGRIYVGNLPMDVQERDIEDLFYKYGKIRDIELKNNRGTIPFAFIRFEDPRDADDAVYGRNGYGYGDSKLRVEYPRSSGAKFGAMGGGGGGGGGGGGSRGRFGPPTRRSEFRVIVTGLPPSGSWQDLKDHMREAGDVCFADVQRDGEGVVEFLRREDMEYALRRLDRTEFRSHQGETAYIRVYEERGTPNWGRSRSRSRSRGRYSPPYRGSPPPRYQSPPRHAMSRHSPPPRRHPPQHHSPPPRHYR from the exons ATGTCGGATGGCCGGATCTATGTGGGGAATCTTCCCATGGATGTCCAGGAGAGAGACATTGAGGATCTCTTCTACAAATATGGAAAAATCCGTGATATTGAATTGAAGAACAATAGAGGAACTATCCCCTTTGCCTTCATCCGATTTGAAGACCCACG GGATGCAGATGATGCTGTCTATGGAAGGAATGGATATGGATATGGAGACTCCAAGCTACGTGTAGAGTATCCTCGATCCTCTGGCGCTAAATTTGGTGCTatgggaggtggtggtggtggtggaggtggtggaggaggatcTAGGGGAAGGTTTGGACCCCCAACTCGAAGATCTGAATTCCGGGTCATAGTGACTG GGTTACCACCATCTGGGAGCTGGCAGGATCTGAAGGATCACATGCGTGAGGCGGGAGACGTTTGTTTTGCAGATGTGCAGCGTGATGGTGAGGGCGTGGTGGAGTTTCTCCGTCGAGAGGACATGGAGTATGCATTGCGCAGACTGGATCGGACTGAGTTCCGTTCACATCAA GGCGAGACTGCTTACATCCGCGTCTATGAGGAGAGGGGCACTCCCAACTGGGGTCGATCACGTTCCCGCTCCAGATCCAGAGGTCGCTATTCACCTCCCTACAGAGGATCTCCCCCTCCACGCTACCAGTCACCTCCACGCCATGCTATGTCGCGCCATAGTCCGCCCCCAAGGAGGCACCCGCCGCAGCACCATAGCCCACCGCCACGTCATTACCGATAG